From a region of the Labeo rohita strain BAU-BD-2019 unplaced genomic scaffold, IGBB_LRoh.1.0 scaffold_278, whole genome shotgun sequence genome:
- the LOC127160026 gene encoding ribonuclease inhibitor: MNTQCKLEKLHLCGCRITEEQSLILTSALKSNPSHLRNLNLSRNTLGHSGFENLSDLLMNPQFKLEKLDLWRCNITEKWCLILTSALKSNPSHLRELNLSGNKIKNTQVNRLCGILKDSHCKLERLGLSDCEMTDEGCSSVTSALKSNPSHLRELNLSGNELGDTGVKNLCDLLMNTQFKLEKLDLWRCSITEKQCLILTSALKSNPSHLRELNLSENKLGDSGVKNLSDLLMNTQFKMEKLNLWRCSITEEQCFILTSALKSNPSHLRELDLSGNELGDSGVKNLSDLLMNTQFKLEKLDLYRCRITEKQCLILTSTLKSNPSHLRELNLSGNQLGNSGVKNLSDLLMNPQCKMKKLNLCLCSITEKQCLILTSALKSNPSHLRELNLSWNQIKNTGVNHLCDVLKDSHCKLERLSLYKCGITDVSSLTQSLTNTKALQFLKELDLRNNMIGDSKQQLIDVLRDSNCTLSVD, from the exons atgaacacacaatgcaagctggagaaactaca tctgtgTGGATGCAGAATTACAGAGGAACAGAGTCtgatcctgacttcagctctaaaatcaaacccatcacacctgagaaaCCTGAACCTGAGCAGGAATACACTAGGTCACTCTGGATTtgaaaacctcagtgatctactgatgaacccacaattcaagctggagaaactaga tctgtggAGATGCAATATTACAGAGAAATGGTGTCTCATcttgacttcagctctgaaatcaaacccatcgcatctgagagaactgaacctcagtgggaataaaataaaaaacacacaagtgAATCGCTTATGTGGCATATTAaaggattcacactgtaaactggagagattgGG ATTAAGTGACTGTGAaatgacagatgaaggttgttctTCTGtaacttcagctctgaaatcaaacccatcacacctgagagaactgaacctgagtgggaatgaactaggagacactggagtgaaaaacctctgtgatctactgatgaacacacaattcaagctggagaaactaga tctgTGGagatgcagtattacagagaaacagtgtctcatcctgacttcagctctgaaatcaaacccatcacacctgagagaactgaacctgagtgagaataaactaggagactctggagtgaaaaacctcagtgatctactgatgaacacacaattcaagaTGGAGAAACTAAA tctgtggagatgcagtattacagaggaGCAGTGtttcatcctgacttcagctctgaaatcaaacccatcacacctaaGAGAACTGGACCTCAGCGGGAAtgaactaggagactctggagtgaaaaacctcagtgatctactgatgaacacacaattcaagctggagaaactaga tctgtatagatgcagaattacagagaaacagtgtctcatcctgacttcaactctgaaatcaaacccatcacacctgagagaactgaacctcaGTGGAAATCAACTAGGaaactctggagtgaaaaacctcagtgatctactgatgaacccacaatgcaaaatgaagaaattaaa tctgTGTTtatgcagtattacagagaaacagtgtctcattctgacttcagctctgaaatcaaacccatcacacctgagagaactgaacctgagctggaatcaaataaaaaacacaggagtgaatcacttatgtgacgtactgaaggattcacactgtaaactggagagattgag TCTTTATAAGTGTGGCATTACAGATGTTTCTTCTTTAACTCAGTCTTtgacaaacacaaaagcactgcagtttctaAAAGAGCTTGATTTGAGAAACAATATGATTGGAGACTCAAAGCAGCAGCTCATTGATGTGCTACGAGACTCAAACTGTACCCTGAG TGTAGATTGA